One genomic segment of Hordeum vulgare subsp. vulgare chromosome 2H, MorexV3_pseudomolecules_assembly, whole genome shotgun sequence includes these proteins:
- the LOC123430720 gene encoding cationic amino acid transporter 8, vacuolar-like, with amino-acid sequence MAAGGEQPQGRRYWRWSKADFFPEPSFQSWRAYGGALAATVPRLRDRVAARSSEAVEAGTLQAESENPLRRCLSWVDLAFLGFGSVVGSGVFVLTGQEARFDAGPAIPLAYAAAGFSALLSSFCYAELATEIPSAGGSFSYLRVELGDMAAFLAAGNILLEAVVGAAGLGRSWTSYLAALFGLDTDALRIHVPALAEGFNLLDPIAVVVLICTSALAMSGARLTSTINSLASVIGIVIIAFVIGAGFSHFHSSNLVEPTFFPFGAAGVFRAAAVVYWSYTGFDMVATMAEETKNPGRDVPLGLLSSMSAITVVYCAMSLALVGMQRYSEIDANAAYSVAFAATGLKWARYVVALGALKGMTSGLLVGALGQARYTTQIARTHMIPPYFALVHPKTGTPVYATMAVTLGAACVALFSSLDVLASVSSISTLFIFALVAVALLVRRYYVAGKTPASQLRTFLVFLALVILSSIGLSVYYNSRYARRWPGYAVFGVGWAAGAAGLALAAKQQRQPKVYGVPLMPWLPAMSVATNLFLMGSLGSMAYMRFGICTVAMLVYYVLFGVHATYDVAHSATAADVVAENAEQGKIVPGSTLPA; translated from the coding sequence ATGGCGGCTGGGGGGGAGCAGCCGCAGGGCCGGCGGTACTGGCGGTGGAGCAAGGCCGATTTCTTCCCGGAGCCCTCGTTCCAGAGCTGGCGCGCGTACGGCGGCGCGCTCGCGGCCACCGTGCCGCGCCTGCGCGACCGCGTGGCCGCCCGATCGTCCGAGGCCGTCGAGGCGGGGACGCTGCAAGCGGAGAGCGAGAACCCGCTGCGCCGCTGCCTCTCCTGGGTCGACCTCGCCTTCCTCGGGTTCGGCTCCGTCGTTGGCTCCGGCGTCTTCGTGCTCACCGGCCAGGAGGCCCGCTTCGACGCCGGCCCGGCCATCCCGCTCGCCTACGCCGCCGCGGGCTTCTCCGCTCTGCTCTCGTCCTTCTGCTACGCGGAGCTCGCCACCGAGATCCCATCTGCCGGGGGCTCCTTCTCGTACCTGCGGGTCGAGCTCGGCGACATGGCGGCATTCCTCGCCGCCGGGAACATACTGCTTGAGGCCGTCGTGGGGGCGGCCGGCCTCGGGCGCTCCTGGACGTCCTACCTCGCCGCGCTCTTCGGACTCGACACCGACGCGCTCCGCATCCACGTCCCGGCGCTCGCTGAAGGTTTCAATCTGCTCGatcccatcgccgtcgtcgtcctcatctgcACCTCCGCGCTGGCCATGTCCGGCGCGCGCCTCACCTCCACAATCAACTCGCTGGCGTCCGTGATCGGCATCGTCATTATCGCCTTCGTCATCGGCGCGGGGTTCTCGCACTTCCACTCCAGCAACCTCGTCGAGCCGACCTTCTTCCCCTTCGGGGCGGCCGGCGTGTTccgcgcggcggcggtggtgtacTGGTCCTACACGGGCTTCGACATGGTGGCCACCATGGCGGAGGAGACCAAGAACCCCGGCCGGGACGTGCCGCTCGGCCTCCTGTCGTCCATGTCGGCAATCACCGTGGTGTACTGCGCCATGTCCCTGGCGCTGGTCGGCATGCAGCGGTACAGCGAGATCGACGCCAACGCCGCCTACTCCGTGGCGTTCGCCGCCACCGGGCTCAAATGGGCGCGCTACGTGGTGGCGCTCGGCGCGCTCAAGGGCATGACGAGCGGGCTCCTCGTCGGCGCGCTGGGGCAGGCGCGCTACACGACGCAGATCGCGCGCACGCACATGATCCCGCCCTACTTCGCGCTCGTGCACCCCAAGACCGGCACGCCCGTGTACGCCACCATGGCCGTCACGCTCGGCGCCGCATGCGTCGCGCTCTTCTCCAGCCTGGACGTGCTCGCCTCCGTCTCATCCATCAGCACGCTCTTCATCTTCGCCCTGGTCGCCGTCGCGCTGCTCGTCCGCCGCTACTACGTCGCCGGGAAGACCCCGGCCTCGCAGCTGCGCACATTCCTCGTCTTCCTGGCGCTGGTGATCCTGTCCTCCATCGGACTGTCAGTGTACTACAACTCGCGCTACGCCAGGCGGTGGCCGGGGTACGCGGTGTTCGGCGTGGGCTGGGCGGCGGGCGCGGCGGGGCTGGCGCTGGCAGCGAAGCAGCAGCGCCAGCCCAAGGTGTACGGCGTGCCGCTCATGCCGTGGCTGCCGGCCATGTCCGTGGCCACCAACCTCTTCCTGATGGGCTCGCTCGGGTCCATGGCCTACATGCGCTTCGGCATCTGCACGGTGGCAATGCTCGTGTACTACGTGCTCTTCGGCGTGCACGCGACGTACGACGTGGCGCACTCTGCGACAGCGGCCGACGTCGTGGCCGAGAATGCCGAGCAGGGGAAGATTGTGCCAGGGTCCACGCTGCCGGCATGA
- the LOC123427644 gene encoding uncharacterized protein LOC123427644, producing the protein MAKSLRSKREKRLRTLRREIAEPFYDKKEAAKQAAQAAALEAPKLPVRVHPAYEESLAAAAAASAAAAASRASAMEVDGGSKKSASFLKPMGTISKKKVQLHLKIKKDKRKARKKGNSGKKSY; encoded by the exons atggcgaAGTCTCTGCGGTCCAAGCGGGAGAAGCGGCTGCGGACGCTCCGGCGGGAGATCGCGGAGCCCTTCTACGACAAGAAGGAGGCCGCCAAGCAGGCCGCGCAGGCAGCCGCCCTCGAGGCCCCCAAGCTCCCCGTCCGCGTGCACCCGGCGTACGAGGAGTCCCTCGCCGCCGCAGCAGCCGCCTCCGCGGCCGCTGCCGCCAGCCGGGCCTCGGCCATGG AGGTTGATGGAGGAAGCAAGAAGTCTGCATCCTTTCTGAAGCCAATGGGCACCATTAGCAAGAAGAAGGTACAGCTTCACTTGAAGATCAAGAAAGAcaagagaaaagctaggaagaaGGGAAATTCTGGGAAGAAGAGTTACTAG
- the LOC123427642 gene encoding vacuolar-sorting receptor 7-like: MALHGHGGRRGRLAAAAVWLVVVTTASVASARFVVEKNSIKVLSPHSLRGRHEAAIANYGVPDYGGTLTGVVLYPADTSLATGCKPFGATAFKSRSGRPVVLLVDRGGCYFALKTWNAQQAGAAAVLVADSVDEPLLTMDTPEEETPDMAFLANITAPSALVSKPFGDALRAAASDPKSGEVVVRLDWRESMPNPDARVEYEFWTNSNDECGPRCDEQAAFVAAFRGHAQLLEKAGDALFTPHYITWFCPAEYRGTRQCASQCINRGRYCAPDPEGDLGAGYRGRDVVLENLRQLCVHRVASARNASWAWWDFVADYRVRCSMREKKYSRGCAEEVVASLGLPSELVEQCMGDPDADADNDVLRTEQVVQVGQGNRGDVTILPTLVINNVQYRGKLESTAVLKAICAGFKETTEPRVCMTQDMETDECLHNNGGCWRDDKTNITACKDTYRGRVCECPAVDGVQYEGDGYKECKPVGPGRCAANNGGCWKETRHGKTFSACRGSESLSGCECPPGFKGDGLTCQDVDECSDKVACTCPACSCRNTWGGYHCGCGGGGGNQVYVMAEDTCVGKSAAATGWLVTALVLSCLVGAGLAGFAFYKYRLRRYMDSEVAAIMSQYMPLEGQSSTGGENRPLREEAVEAA; this comes from the exons ATGGCGCTCCACGGGCAcggcgggaggagggggaggctcgCCGCCGCCGCGGTGTGGCTGGTCGTGGTGACCACGGCGAGCGTGGCGTCGGCGCGGTTCGTTGTGGAGAAGAACAGCATCAAGGTGCTGTCGCCGCACTCGCTCCGGGGCCGCCACGAGGCCGCGATCGCCAACTACGGCGTCCCGGACTACGGCGGCACGCTGACGGGCGTGGTGCTGTACCCGGCGGACACGAGCCTGGCCACCGGGTGCAAGCCGTTCGGCGCGACGGCGTTCAAGTCCCGCTCCGGCCGGCCGGTGGTGCTCCTGGTGGACCGCGGCGGCTGCTACTTCGCCCTCAAGACGTGGAACGCGCAGCAGGCcggcgcggcggcggtgctggTGGCGGACAGCGTGGACGAGCCGCTGCTGACCATGGACACCCCGGAGGAGGAGACCCCCGACATGGCCTTCCTTGCCAACATCACCGCCCCCTCCGCCCTCGTCTCCAAGCCCTTCGGCGACGCCCTCCGCGCGGCGGCGTCCGACCCCAAGTCCGGCGAGGTGGTGGTCCGGCTGGACTGGCGCGAGTCGATGCCGAACCCGGACGCGCGGGTGGAGTACGAGTTCTGGACCAACAGCAACGACGAGTGCGGGCCCCGGTGCGACGAGCAGGCGGCGTTCGTGGCGGCGTTCCGCGGCCACGCGCAGCTGCTGGAGAAGGCCGGCGACGCGCTCTTCACGCCGCACTACATCACCTGGTTCTGCCCCGCCGAGTACCGGGGCACGCGGCAGTGCGCGTCGCAGTGCATCAACCGCGGCCGGTACTGCGCGCCGGACCCGGAGGGGGACCTCGGCGCCGGCTACCGGGGCCGCGACGTGGTGCTGGAGAACCTCCGGCAGCTGTGCGTGCACCGGGTGGCCAGCGCCCGGAACGCGTCGTGGGCGTGGTGGGACTTCGTGGCCGACTACCGCGTCCGGTGCTCCATGCGGGAGAAGAAGTACTCCCGCGGGTGCGCCGAGGAGGTGGTGGCGTCGCTCGGCCTGCCGTCGGAGCTGGTCGAGCAGTGCATGGGCGaccccgacgccgacgccgacaaCGACGTGCTCAGGACGGAGCAGGTCGTGCAGGTCGGGCAGGGCAACCGCGGCGACGTCACCATCCTGCCCACGCTCGTCATCAACAACGTGCAGTACCGGG GGAAGCTGGAGAGCACGGCCGTCCTCAAGGCCATCTGCGCCGGTTTCAAGGAGACCACGGAGCCCCGCGTGTGCATGACACAAG ATATGGAGACGGACGAGTGCCTGCACAACAACGGCGGCTGCTGGCGCGACGACAAGACCAACATCACCGCCTGCAAG GACACGTACAGGGGGAGGGTGTGCGAGTGCCCGGCGGTGGACGGCGTGCAGTACGAGGGGGACGGGTACAAGGAGTGCAAGCCGGTCGGCCCCGGCCGGTGCGCCGCCAACAACGGCGGGTGCTGGAAGGAGACGAGGCACGGCAAGACCTTCTCCGCCTGCAGGGGCTCCGAGTCGCTCAGCGGCTGCGAGTGCCCGCCGGGCTTCAAGGGCGACGGCCTCACCTGCCAAG ACGTGGACGAGTGCAGCGACAAGGTGGCGTGCACCTGCCCGGCCTGCTCCTGCAGGAACACCTGGGGCGGCTACCActgcggctgcggcggcggcggcggcaaccaGGTGTACGTCATGGCCGAGGACACCTGCGTGGGGAAGAGCGCGGCGGCCACGGGGTGGCTGGTGACGGCGCTGGTGCTCTCGTGCCTCGTCGGCGCCGGGCTCGCCGGCTTCGCCTTCTACAAGTACAGGCTCAGG CGGTACATGGACTCGGAAGTGGCGGCGATCATGTCGCAGTACATGCCTCTGGAGGGCCAGAGCAGCACCGGCGGCGAGAACCGGCCGCTCAGGGAGGAGGCCGTCGAGGCAGCATAG